The nucleotide window CACTACCTCAATTAAAAAAATACGATGTCACGCAAAAGGTAATTGAGGCACTAGCTGATGCCGAGTCGCGCACCATACTGTTTTCTGTGATAAAACAGGGAAGAACTGCAGCTGAGCTAGCAGACAAGTACAAGATTCCATTAAGCTCTGTTTACAAAAAGCTGGCAGATTTGGAGGATCTGACACTGGTCCACGTAGAAAGATGGATGATATCAGACAAGGGCAGAAAATTCAAAGTATACCGAAGCAGAATAAGCAAAGCAGACATTTCAATCAAAAAGCCAGAGCCGGTTCTGAGCCTTGCACCAAACCTGTGATACCATGATAGAGAAAAACTCGATATTCCAGCTCAGTCAGTACGATATCACCCAACAGATCATCGAAACACTGGCAAATGTTTACTCTAGAGCAGTATTGTTTTGTATAATAGATGAGGCAAAGGATGCCCAGACAATTGCTGATGATCAAAAAATGTCAATTTCTACAGTATACAAGATATTATCCAATCTTGAAAACCTCACACTAATCGAGGTGGACAGATTCGAAATCTCTGATGCCGGCAAAAAAATAAAATTCTACAAAAGCAGAATCAAAAAGGCCGAAATCATAGTCGGTGGAAACACGCCTACTCTGAATCTGCAATCCAACTAGACTCATTCTATAATTTTAGAACATATCCCTGCTTTAAATAAAGTTAGGCGCGCCTATCAAAACATTGAAGCAGTTTTTGATTTTGGCGCTAGTCGTATCGGTGATATTTTCTGCCATACCGTACTCTAGTGCAGAATCCCAGGACATTGCACTTGCCGATGCAACAGGAAGAGTAGTAACACTTGGGATCGACATGATTCGAGAGAGCATACAGAATAACAGTTATGATTCGGCGTTGAAATATTCTAAATTTACAACCGATTTTTATTCTGCACAAATATACACACTGCGCTCATCAAATATCGAATCTGCAGATGATCTACATCTTTTATTAATTGACATTCACTCCAAAATAGCGCGTAGTGCATCATCCGATGAGATTTTTGCAGACTTGGATATGGCCTCACAATATGTGAGTAAATTTCCAACATCAACAGAGCCACTAATGGTCGCATCTCACTTGTTGTCTGCATCTGATCAAAGTTACCAGCTATCAAAACCAGAAAACAACGGGGATCATTTCTACATCATTGCCGATTCGCTCAGAATAATGTCATTTAATTTATTCAATAGCAATTCAGCCCCACAAGAAAGACAAGCAGATGAGATTCGCGCATTTTATTTGGATTTACAGCAACACATGGATGCCAAAAAAGATTTTGTCTCAATTGGTAAGCTGATCACAACAATTCAGCGAGACATTACCGGAACTGATACAGTGCTTGTTGATTCTGCTAATTTGTATAATGTGATTCGTGATTTGTATTCACAAACCGATGTTGAGCTGCAAGCAGGCAACTATGAAAAGGCAGAAGAGTTAGTGATTGCTGCATATTTGGATAATTTTGAGTACCTGGAAGCAGATATTGAGATAGTTGATGAAACACTACTCCACACCATGGAACTCAACATGAGAGAAGAGCTTCGTGCAATGGTAAAAGAGAAAAAATCGCCAGAAGAAATAATGACATTCATCAATGATCCAATACTAAAAGATCTGGAAAAAGCAGAAGGCTTGGTATCGAATCTAAAACGAGCCGATCCACAAGTAGCCCATGCTGCGGCGGCTCAACCAAAGCTGCTAAACCCAATGGGTTCTGCCACGGATGATCAAAAATCAGGCGTGCGAGCTGAGATTGACTTCATTCGGGCAACACTTGAAACCATGCTGGTTCAATACCAAAACCAAGACTATACTGCGGCATTTACATCGGCTAGAACTGCATATTTGGATAGCTACGAGCACGTAGAGATACCGCTTCGAAGCATTGATCCAGATTTCACACTAGAAGTAGAGTTACAATTTGCTGAGCTAAGACAACTAATCAATGAAAAGGCAGATTTTTCTCAGGTCCAAGAAGCCGCAATCAAGGTACGACGAAGTCTTGATGAGTCAGAAAGACTGGTAACTGGGACTGGACAGCTGGCGCCAGCAATTGCGTTTACATCATCATTTGCAGTAATATTTCGAGAGGGATTGGAATCGGTTCTGATTCTTGGCGCAATTCTGACATATCTAGAAGCATCACGAAACACTCGATTCAAAAAATACGTCCATTATGGAATTGTTTTGGCAATAGCTGCCACTGCAGTGACATGGGTAGTTGCAGCTTATCTGATCAAGATCTCTGGAGCAAATCGGGAGCTAATAGAAGCAATTGCGGCACTTTCGGCCACTGCAGTTTTGTTTTATGTCAGCTTTTGGATCCTAAACAAAATAGAGCACAAAAAATGGATGGAGTTTGTCAAGGCAAAGGTCTGGCAGGCATCCACCACCGGTGGTGTTGCAGTATTTGTAATGTTGTCATTCTTTACTGTATACAGGGAAGGATTTGAAACTGTACTGTTCTATGAGGCAATGTTTGGATTTGCAAAATACATGGAGCTGTATGTCGGACTGGGATTTGTCCTAGGTATTGGAACTTTACTTGGGATTTACTATGTGACTCGAAAGCTTGGAAAGAGATTACCACTAAAGATGCTCTTTGGCCTAACAATGGGCGTTGGCGCATATCTGTCAATTGCGTTTTTGGGCAATGCCATAAGGGAGCTGCAAACACTGGACATAGTACCATTTACCAGCATGCTTGGAATCATTCCAAGACTAGACATCAATCTGGCAAAGATGACTGGAATCTATCCAACACTAGAGACATTGATTGGACAGCTGATCATGCTTGGAATCTACATGGTTGCAGCATCATATGTTTTGGTATTGAGGCCAAAAAGAGAAGAAAAAATAGCAACCATGCGCAAATCAAGACGAGAAGCAGATGAGCCAAAGACGAATTAGAATCGGAATTGATGTTGGCGGTACATTTACCAAAGCAGTCGCAATAGACATCAAGACTGGCCAAATAATAGGCAAATCCACCATACCAACCACCCACAAGGCGCAAAAGGGAGTTTCGGAGGGAATCATTACCGCACTATCAACCATACTAGCAGAATCAAAAATAGAAATAAACGAAATTGAGCTAATTGCACATTCCACCACACAGGCAATCAATGCATTATTAGAATCAGACACTGCAAAGGTTGGAATCATTGCAATGGGAGTTACTCCAGAAAAAGGCAACATCATAAAGCGCACTACACTAAATGATGCAAAGTATAATTCCGATCAATCGCTAAAAACAGAGCACGCATTTTTGGATACTGCGCATCTGATATCAGAGTCAGAGGTAAACCAAACCATATCATCACTAAAAGAAAAAGGAGCTCAGGTAATAGTAGCTACTGAAGCATTTGGGGTAGACGATCCATCCAATGAGATGTTTGTAATGAAAAACGCCATCACACATAACATTCCGGCAACCGCATCACATGAAATCTCTGGAATTTATGGGCTGGAGATACGTACATTGACTGCTGCAATAAACGCAAGCGTTCTGCCCAAAACCTTTGAGGTGGCAAACTTTGTCGAAGAGGCAATAAAAAATGCCGGAGTCCATGCACCAGTCATGATAATGAAGGGAGATGGGGGTGTTACCAGCATGGACACATTTAGGACAAAACCTATTCTTACCATATTATCTGGGCCTGCAGCCAGTGTTGCAGGGGCCCTACTATACCTAAAAATATCAAACGGAATATTTGTGGAGGTCGGCGGAACATCAACCAATATCTGCATAATTAAAAATGGCAAGCCAGAGATTCGCTATGTTACCATAAAGGATCATCCAACTTGCATTCGTTCAATGGATGTCAGGATATTGGGAGTGGCGGGAGGTTCCATGATAAAGCTCAAGGATAAACATGTCTGGAAGGTAGGCCCTCGCAGTGCGCATATTGCAGGTATGAGATATTCGTGCTTTGCCGACTCGGATGTGCTCAAAAAAGGCAAGATAATCCATGTCAAACCAAAGCAAAACGATGCAGACCCATATGTTGCCGTACAGTGTGAAGGTGAAACATTTGCCATTACCAATACTTGTGCTGCAAATGCACTGGGAATGATAGAAAAAGACGACTATTCCTATGCCAATCAGAATTCCGCAAAAATTGCAATGGAGTTGCTGGGCAGAGAAATTGGAGTGACTGGTCCTGAAGCTGCAATGTCTGTAATTCAAACAGCATCATTTGAAATAACAAAAACAGTATCAAAGATTCTAAAAGAATTCAAGATGGATAAAACAAAAACCCAGATAATCGGCGGCGGTGGTGGAGCGTCGGTTTTGGTCCCATTTGTTGCAAAGCAGCTAGTCATTCCATACCAAAAAGCAGAGCATGCCGAGGTAATATCGTCAATTGGGGTTGCATCTTCTATGATCCAAGAAGAGTTAGAGCACACCATAGCAAACCCAACGCCGGAGCAAATCTCGGAAATGCACAAAAAAATCCATCAGATCATGATAGACAGGGGCGCTGTACCAGAATCCATTGTGATAAACTCGGAATACATTGCAGAAAAATCACTACTGCGAGTTTCTGCCACCGGAAATGTCGAGATGGATAGTGCAGATAATGCAAAAAATGTATTCACATTAGATGAAGCAAAAAACAGGGCATCAGATACCATGGAGTTGTCCTCGGATTTAGTAGACCTTACATTTGAGACTGATCATTATTTTGTCTTTACAGGACATGTATCAGAAAAGAAACTATTCAGCAAGAAAAACCGTCACCATGTACTGGTTTTGGATAGGTTTGGTAGACAAAAGCTATCAATACCAAACGCCAAGATATTCCAAGGCGGTAAAATCTCAATATTGGAAGAGCTGGATGATTTTCTGGAATCACGCAACAATGACATTGCACCCCAGGTGTATCTGATGAATAATTTGAAATTAATCGACTTTTCGAGCCTGACATCAATATCTCATATACTTAATGCAGTACAGGGAGAACTGGATTCATCTGAAAAGGCAGCAATCATAGTAGAACTGTAAATGTTGGTTGCTGATTATTGTTTAATCTTTGATTTGAACTCGATTATTTCCAATTCTTTTCCGTTTTCCGTGATTTTTGTTATCTTTGGCTTAAAGTTTGGCTCATCCTTTGGAAGTATCTTACCATCTGCGGATGCCTGATTCAACTCTATTATAACAAATACAGACGCTGCAACTAGTATGATTAGCGCAAGTGTTGTCATCATGGACGCATTTCTGTAGGGTATGATTAAAGAAAGCTGGAACTATCACACCAAAATTGGTTCCAAAAAGGAATCTATACTGAGAAACTCTTGATAAAACAGGCATGTTACTCGGTATATCTCTGGTTGTGATGGGCTCACTCATAATTGGATTCTCGCTGTTTGGCCTAACAAACAACCCATTATCGGCGGAAACGTGGCTTCAGATATCTCACCAACACTATGTCGTACTGTTTGGGATTGGATTTTTACTAATTGGGATTAGGATGCTAAGAAAAAAAAGGCCTAGTTTGGTGCCTTGAGAACGTACTGATTGTTCATCTCGTCCCATGTTTCATCAGTTACTGCGGAAATTACCACACCTTCAGATATGATAATCTCCATCACGTGTGGAGTTAGAGCCTGAGTTACTATTTGGTCGGTTCTATCTCCAAATCCACCGTGACTGGATGTGAACATTACATCCAACTTGTACTGCTCTGGGAATGACTCTAATATTGTGATTGGGCCAAACTCTAGTGTATCTTTCATTCCATCAAATGCAAATGTTGGCGATGATAAAACGAACTCGCTGGCAATTTCGATTATGGTTTGATCATCATGCGCCGGAATGTCTACTGGCATTGGAATGTTTTCCTCACCCGCACTCCAAATTATTTGGTGTAATTCTCGTAAAACACTTGGGGCCGTATCTGATGCATCAGTCCATGAAAATTCTTTTTCAAACACTCCTTGGTTTAGATGCAAAGTATACGCAAAATAGTCGGCCGCACCTTCATTTGGAAGATAATCATCGACTAGAATGTTGAATAGTTTGCTTTTCTGGAATGCTTGATCAATTTCTTTTATGGTGAGATCATCTAGTGGTACATTTGTAGTAGATTTACCTTCGGTGATGACGATCATGCCATTTTCTGGATCAAATGTCATTGTCTTTGGGGCAAATCCTGCAAATCCTCCCTCTCTCGTTATTTCAAGTGTGTATGGTGCAGTTGATTTTAGGTTCATTCTCTCAATATTCATTATTACGGACATGCCTTCCATTGAGCCGGATTTTGCAGTGCCGATTTGCTTTTTGTTTGTCAAGTCTAGTGTAAATGAGATTTCATCTCCAACCTGGTGGATTTGTGGATTCTTTACCTCAGTTACCACACCTTCAAAGCACAATGTAGATTGTGTTTGTATGCATACGTCGCTTGGGGTCAGGTCCATTCGTACAACTTCGAGACCTGCTGAGCCTGCAGATACAACAGTTGCCTTGTCATTATTGATTAGAAAGTGAAATGCCAGCCCAGCAAATTCTGGGGGAGATTCTATCACATTCTTTCCATGATACACCAGCATGGATTGTCCTGCAGATGCAGCGTTTGCTGAAAATAATACGGTAAATACGAACAAACCCAATATAGCAAGTCCTATTCTTTGATTCACGATTGTTTTTATGATGATTTGATTATAACTTTTGATTAAATTTGGTTTTAATGTAGTCATAATCATGTAAGACATGTCTAAAAACTAGATCGCCACATATCACTAAATTGTATAATATTGTACCCAACAAATTGATCGGATCATTACGATTTTTATGCATACTATATTGATCAGCTTATTTATGCCAGGTATGAGCAACATAACTAATGACTAAAATAATTTCTAATACAATACTAATGACATCACTTGCTGTAATTTTGACAATCGGTGCAACATCACAAGCATTTGCACTCGATGTATCATTTACACCAATTTCAACACCATTTAACAACCCAATCGGAATCGATCATTTCGAAGGAACACCAGACAAGGTAGTAATCAGTGTCAACTATGCAGGTGGGATACCACGAAACTTTGAGCTGGTGGCATCTGATGGTTCAAGAACCGGATTTTCAAGCCTTTCTGGTTTTACTGACGAAGTAAAGATTGCAACTGCCAGAGACGATGGAGTAAACTCCTTCACACCAGGTACAATGTTTACCGGAAATGGAATTGATGGCCAAATTGCCAAAGTTAATCCAGACGGAACATTTGTCAATCCATGGGTTGATCTTCCGGGAGTCGGAAACGGTTTGATGAGAGGTAGCCTTTATGTCGATAGAACTGGTGAATTTGGTGGCGATCTGATTGTTGTAACAACTAATGGTGAGGTTTGGCGAATCAATTCCGCAGGAACCCCAACCAAACTAGCTGATGTTAATGTACATCTTGAAGGCGTAATGACCGTACCGAGAGACCCACAGTTTGGCCAATTGGCAGGTAAAATAATTACCGGCGCTGAAGGCCAATCCCGTGTCTATGCAATTAGCACTGCGGGGGCAGTACAGTTTTGGGCAATACCATTTAATATTGAAGACATTGACCCCATACCCGAAAATGAAAACTTTTTCGGTGTGAACTTTGGAACCGGTAGATTACTTGGTGTTCCAGCTTCATCATTTGATAGTGTAGAGGGAGAGATCCTAATTACACAAGAATTTGGTGGCGGACCAACAGGTCTTGGACTATTAAGATGGGATTCTACAACAAACGCTCCAACTGTTGAATTCATTGGACGCCAAGCAGGCTCTTTCGTGCAAGGCCAATGGGAACATGTTACATTCTCAAGCGCAGGAATTGTAGAAATTCCACCAGCAGAAGAAATCTGTGGGGATGGAATTGACAATGACAATGATGGACAAGTTGACGAGGGATGCAACACAACTCCAGCAGCACAAGACGGTACATTTAGCACAGCAGAAGACACTCCATTGAGTGCATCAGCTGTTGCAACAGATGCAGAAAGTGACCCACTAACATACATGATAGTAGGCCCAACACCTGCAGGACTGATATTCAATTCTGATGGTACATTTACCTATGTCCCAGCACTTGACTTTACTGGCACAATATCATTCCAGTTCAAGGCAAATGATGGTGAGTTTGACAGTAATGTGGCTACAATAACCATAATTGTTACACCAGTAAATGACCAACCGGTTGCAAACGATGGTACCAACACAACTCCAGAAGATACATCAGTAGGCGGGACAGTAATCGGCAGTGATGTTGACGGAAACGCATTAACATTTGCATTGAACACACCTGCAACAAACGGCAGCGTAGTTATCAATGTGGATGGCACGTACACATACACACCAAATGCAAACTTTAATGGTGTAGACTCGTTTACCTTTGCGGCAAACGATGGTACAGTTGACAGTTTACCTGCAACAGTCACCATAACAGTAACACCAGTAAACGATGCACCACAATGCAATACTCCAACCACAACTACTCCATACATTTGGCCACCAAACCACAAGATGGTATCAATTGGTGCTACCATGACTGCAACTGACGTAGATGGCGATACAGTTACCATTATCGTAAGTAGCATATTCCAAGATGAGTCAACAAACGGCCTTGGAGATGGAGATACATCACCTGACGCAACCTTATCCCCAGCTCAAGTAAGAGCAGAAAGATCAGGTACAGGTGACGGACGAGTTTACATTGTTACAATGACGGCAAATGATGGAAATGACGGAACATGCAGTGGCACAGTACAAGTTATTGTTCCTCACAGCATGAAAAAGCCAATATCTGCAGTCAATTCTGGAGCAACATACAATTCCACACTACCATAAAATCCAATTCTCTTTTTCTTTTTGTACAAAAACTGATTATATTACACTAGAATGAGAACAAAGCCTAAATCAGAATAACATTGCAAAAAATCACTTGAAAACCATACTTTTCATAGCAATAGTTGCCGCAATCTCGGCAATTCCACTGTCTTTTGCAGACGAGGGAGTTGAGACAATAGAGGCCGAAGGAGAATCATTTGATGTCTCGTACAGCTTCGATGGCGAGCTTGTGGCAATACAAGTTGATCAAGAATCAACATCACTACTAGTCGGCACCACAAACGTGCAAGAATCCACACTTGAAATTTCATTTCCATCCGAATTGCTTGCGGCAGAAAACGCAGAGTTTGTAGTCCTAGTTGACGGACTGGAAACCGACTACACCATATCATATGCAGACAACAACCCAACCATCATGATACAAATCCCAGAGGCAACCGAAGAAATTGAAATCATTGGAACCACAGTGATTCCGGAATTTCCACTAGGTGTTTTGGCAATTATGGGTGCAGTCTCTGCAATGGCGCTAGTTTTTTCCAAGACTCGACCATTCAAGTAGTGATCTTTTCTAATTTTTTTGATTTTGCAGCAGTTTTGATCTCTTTTGCTATTCTTCGACCCATGCTCATTGGAACATCATGAATCAGAGTAGAGTATGGCGAGCCATCCATGTAGATGTTGGTGCCAGCAACAATTCTTGCAGAAAACTCAAAGCTCCAGAATTTCCCGTCCTGATCATATACTCCCTCTATGCAAAATGGCCCATTCATGCCTGGCTTTACCAGTCTTTTTGATGCAGAAACAAATCGCTCTCCCATCTGGTATACCTCATCTAGGAGGGATTCTCGCAGGACCATCGGACTGTTCCCTATGACATTAAACGATGAAATGTAATCCATTCCCATTTGCTGTGGGGCTGGAATTCTTGCCAGGCCTTCAATGTCGGATTCGTGCCTTTTGTCCACACCAAAGAACTCTAGGTTGCCAGTAAGTGGCGAGTAGAAAAACTGCAGATATGCCAAAACCCCAATCACATATTCCTGTAGGTATAGATCCGAATCACCTTTGATTAGTCCCTGTTTTACCAAAATATTGCGCTTTTTGATGTAGTCTTTTTCCGATGTAGTAAGAAAATAGCCCTTGCCACCAGCTGCACCATGTCTTTTTGCTATAGTAAGGCGATTGATCTTTTTGTGGTGGGGTATGGATTTTGGAACATTTAGCTTGGATTCAATCATGAGTTGCTCCTTTAGCTTTCTGTCGGACTCCCATCGTAGAATCCATTTGTTGCCAAAGACTGGGATTTTGATTGACTCGATTTGCTTTGTTGTCATTTGTGCAATTAGAGTTCCATGTGGAATCAAAACAGAGTTGTTCTTTTCCAGTATTGTGGTGCATTTTTTGTCTAAAACCTCTTCAAATGCATCCACTAGGATTAATTCATCAATGAAATCAAATCTCTTGTATAGTCGCTCTCGCTTTTTCTCGCATACCAACAAGGTCTTGAGTCCTTCGTCTTTTGCACCTTTCAGTACCTGTAGTGCGCAGTGAGACCCAAGTGTAGCAACAGATGCCATGTGTATGATGGTATTTTCAGGGTTTATGAAAGCTCGCTCTGAGTCTGGGACACAAACGCAAAGACCTCATCAATTAGCTCCATTGACAGGTCTTTTTTTAGATCTTCAGGTGTTGCTTTTAGAATAAAATCAATCATTGACATGTTCTTTGGTAATGTGTTTGGGTCTTTGGCATATATGGAATAAACCGAAATGGCATTTGATATTACAATTAGGACCTTTTCTCGATTGGATAACGTCATGGTTTGTTTGGTGACATCTAGGTAATTTCTAGTCTTATTTTCTGCGGGGGCGAATTATTCGCTCTATGATTAATCCCACGATACCCACAGATAATGCGATTATAATAGAGAGATAGAAATCTGATATTGGCTCTCCAAGGAGTGGTGCATCGGATGACATGTAAGACAATGTATCTCCATCCATTGGCATTGCAGATTCTGGCGGTGAGGCATATTGTGATTGATCAGCCGCATCTTCTGCAAACTGAGGTTCTGGGCTAGGCACTTCAGGTACTGTCTGCTCTGTAGTATCATATGCTGGAGCAGACTCGATTGATTCGACTCCACTATGTGTTGGCTCTTCTGTAGGTGCCGACTTCATTGCCATCTCTGGACTGGTCGCAGTAAATGCTGATTCAGGTGCATTAAATTGATTTCCAGAGTTTGCACGTGCATTTGATAGTACTACTCGGTTGTTTTGCTGGATGAATTGGGCCGAAAACCATGCCGCAAGTGACACACCGCCAATTGTTGCAAATCGGTATATGCGATTAAACGAGTTGAACAATGATTTTGAGGACTTTGCCTTCTCGGACATGCCCGATGGCAAAATTACAATGGCAAATTTGTCCACTGTATAATACTTCATGTCGTGCGATTTGGTGTTCTTTCCGGTTTGCGATATTTTGACCACGTTGCAGTCTTGCATCTTTTTGAGATGATACATAACTAATGGTAGTGAGATTTCTGTTTTTTGTGCTATTTGGTTTGCAGTCATTTCCTCATTGAATAATAATTTCAGAATTGTTCTAGACGAATCCGAGCTAAGTAACTCCCCTACTGCCTTGATACGATCATCATCAGTGGATAAGATCTCTATTTTGTCGTTAATTCCCATTGGATCTTCTGAGTCGCCCATGATTCAATGACGCTTCAGTGAATAGATATTAAAATTTTCGATTCAATTCTATTTTAATCAAAGGTAATAAGCAAACCTACCTATCATCATACCATGAACAAAACAATAACAGTCGCAACAGCGATAGGAGTTGTTCTTGCATTAGGGTTCTCATTAGGAGCAATCCCAAGTGGAATCAATGCACAGGCACAAACAGAGCCAACTCCATTCCCCTCACGAGAAAAAACAATTTCCGTGTCGGGCCAAGCAAGCACCTTTGTTGAACCAGACAGACTCAACATCAACTTTGGCGTAGAGGTCCAAAAACCAACTGCCAAAGAGGCACTAGATGAAAACAGTGCCAAGATGAACGAGGTAATTGACGCAATCAAAGCAGCTGGAATAAATGATGATGAAATCACAACATCCCAGTTCTCAATTTACCCAGTTTACGAGTCGTATCAGGAAAAGGAAACTGGAATCTACAAGCAAAGACTAACCGGCTACAGCGTATCTAACATCATCAGTGTCAAGACATCAAAGCTGGACTTGGCATCAAACATCATAGATGCAGCAGTAGATGCCGGAGTAAATCGTGTAGATAGTGTGTGGTTCTCCTTATCTGAGAAAAAACAACAACAAGTAAGCGATGATTTGTTGGCAGAGGCAGTCAAAAACGCAAAATCCAAGGCAGAAAAGGCACTTGTCCCCCTAGACTACCAAGTGATTGGAGTAAAGCATGTGAGCCTTTCTGAGGGCGGATACTATCCACCACCAATGCCATACTATGGCGCAATGGATGGATTTGCGATGGAAAAATCTGCAACACCAATCTTCTCATCTGACCAACAAGTCAGTGCAAGCGCAACCGTTGTCTTCCTAATTGGAAGCAACTAACTTTTTTATTTTTTCTATTTTCTTTGATAGTAAGGCCTCTTTTGGCAATATTATGGAGAATGCAGTACCTTTACCATCCTTGCTGTGAGCAGTAATCATTCCTCGATGTTGTTCTACTATCTTTTTGCAGCTTGCCAGTCCCAGGCCAGTTCCTGTCTGCTTTGTGGTGAATAGTGGCTCAAATATTTTGGGCAGGACATCATTTGATATGCCGCATCCAGTATCGAATATCTGAATCATCACATCGTTTGGCATATCCGATAGTGTAATGTCAATTTGTCCGGAATTGTTCATTGCCTGAATAGAATTCATCATTAGGTTGGTCAGTACGACTTCCATTTTGATTCCATCACAAACTACATACACAAAGTTTCGTGGTAGATTGATTGTAACGGTGTCCGGTTTTACTATTTTCTCTAAAGCTGCGGCAATTATTTCGTTTACTAGATGCTTCTCAAAGTGTAATGTACCTGGACGAACAAAATCCAACACATCCTCGATTTGATGTGATATTCTATCTACTGCACGATGCAACCTTCCGTAATAGATTATTTTTTCTTCCAAGAGCAATCGTTGTTTTGCTTCCATTATTTCCACGGTATTTTTTATCACAGATAATGGGTTTCTCAGATCATGTGCTAGTCTTGCTGCCAGCTCACCAATTGCTTTTAGCTTTTCAGATTTTTCACCTATTTTGGTGTCGATTCTCTCAATTGGTGCAATATATCCACATACCAATCCAATATTGGAATAATGATTCTTGATTGCTTCCTCGTTTGGTGCCTCTAATACACAACACATCTCTTGTGATTTATGATCATAAAATATCTCTACAGTGGATATCCCAAACTCGTTTATTTCTTGGTTTACAGTATCTATTATTTTGTCCAGGCCTGTCTCTGTCACTCTATGTCTTGCTATGAATTCGGGCACAAATCGGATAGCCTAAAACCGATTAAGTAAATTTAGATTTTTGATCCAAACAAACAGAGTGTAGTATGGTGGGAATCAGTAGCCATTTAGTATTTGTTCGTATTGAGACAGCTCCTCGATTGCACGTATTTTGCCCGAGGTTATCTTCATTAGTCTGTTTTTGTATGACAGATCAATTCTGGTTCGGCGCTCTAGCTGCTCAATTACTCGTTTTGTGAGGTATTTTCCCTTTCTGTCAGAATCAAACAGCAGGATCAGATTCTTGTGACAACAAACAGAATCTGCAAATTTTGTTATTCCGCCAAATCGATGAAACTCTAAAATTTGC belongs to Candidatus Nitrosotenuis cloacae and includes:
- a CDS encoding cadherin-like domain-containing protein, with protein sequence MTKIISNTILMTSLAVILTIGATSQAFALDVSFTPISTPFNNPIGIDHFEGTPDKVVISVNYAGGIPRNFELVASDGSRTGFSSLSGFTDEVKIATARDDGVNSFTPGTMFTGNGIDGQIAKVNPDGTFVNPWVDLPGVGNGLMRGSLYVDRTGEFGGDLIVVTTNGEVWRINSAGTPTKLADVNVHLEGVMTVPRDPQFGQLAGKIITGAEGQSRVYAISTAGAVQFWAIPFNIEDIDPIPENENFFGVNFGTGRLLGVPASSFDSVEGEILITQEFGGGPTGLGLLRWDSTTNAPTVEFIGRQAGSFVQGQWEHVTFSSAGIVEIPPAEEICGDGIDNDNDGQVDEGCNTTPAAQDGTFSTAEDTPLSASAVATDAESDPLTYMIVGPTPAGLIFNSDGTFTYVPALDFTGTISFQFKANDGEFDSNVATITIIVTPVNDQPVANDGTNTTPEDTSVGGTVIGSDVDGNALTFALNTPATNGSVVINVDGTYTYTPNANFNGVDSFTFAANDGTVDSLPATVTITVTPVNDAPQCNTPTTTTPYIWPPNHKMVSIGATMTATDVDGDTVTIIVSSIFQDESTNGLGDGDTSPDATLSPAQVRAERSGTGDGRVYIVTMTANDGNDGTCSGTVQVIVPHSMKKPISAVNSGATYNSTLP
- a CDS encoding formate--phosphoribosylaminoimidazolecarboxamide ligase encodes the protein MASVATLGSHCALQVLKGAKDEGLKTLLVCEKKRERLYKRFDFIDELILVDAFEEVLDKKCTTILEKNNSVLIPHGTLIAQMTTKQIESIKIPVFGNKWILRWESDRKLKEQLMIESKLNVPKSIPHHKKINRLTIAKRHGAAGGKGYFLTTSEKDYIKKRNILVKQGLIKGDSDLYLQEYVIGVLAYLQFFYSPLTGNLEFFGVDKRHESDIEGLARIPAPQQMGMDYISSFNVIGNSPMVLRESLLDEVYQMGERFVSASKRLVKPGMNGPFCIEGVYDQDGKFWSFEFSARIVAGTNIYMDGSPYSTLIHDVPMSMGRRIAKEIKTAAKSKKLEKITT
- a CDS encoding ArsR/SmtB family transcription factor is translated as MGDSEDPMGINDKIEILSTDDDRIKAVGELLSSDSSRTILKLLFNEEMTANQIAQKTEISLPLVMYHLKKMQDCNVVKISQTGKNTKSHDMKYYTVDKFAIVILPSGMSEKAKSSKSLFNSFNRIYRFATIGGVSLAAWFSAQFIQQNNRVVLSNARANSGNQFNAPESAFTATSPEMAMKSAPTEEPTHSGVESIESAPAYDTTEQTVPEVPSPEPQFAEDAADQSQYASPPESAMPMDGDTLSYMSSDAPLLGEPISDFYLSIIIALSVGIVGLIIERIIRPRRK
- a CDS encoding SIMPL domain-containing protein; its protein translation is MNKTITVATAIGVVLALGFSLGAIPSGINAQAQTEPTPFPSREKTISVSGQASTFVEPDRLNINFGVEVQKPTAKEALDENSAKMNEVIDAIKAAGINDDEITTSQFSIYPVYESYQEKETGIYKQRLTGYSVSNIISVKTSKLDLASNIIDAAVDAGVNRVDSVWFSLSEKKQQQVSDDLLAEAVKNAKSKAEKALVPLDYQVIGVKHVSLSEGGYYPPPMPYYGAMDGFAMEKSATPIFSSDQQVSASATVVFLIGSN
- a CDS encoding sensor histidine kinase encodes the protein MPEFIARHRVTETGLDKIIDTVNQEINEFGISTVEIFYDHKSQEMCCVLEAPNEEAIKNHYSNIGLVCGYIAPIERIDTKIGEKSEKLKAIGELAARLAHDLRNPLSVIKNTVEIMEAKQRLLLEEKIIYYGRLHRAVDRISHQIEDVLDFVRPGTLHFEKHLVNEIIAAALEKIVKPDTVTINLPRNFVYVVCDGIKMEVVLTNLMMNSIQAMNNSGQIDITLSDMPNDVMIQIFDTGCGISNDVLPKIFEPLFTTKQTGTGLGLASCKKIVEQHRGMITAHSKDGKGTAFSIILPKEALLSKKIEKIKKLVASN
- a CDS encoding toprim domain-containing protein; amino-acid sequence: MEISYDEVSDLRNFIVSLNLASESMVVVEGKRDSAALKNLGYSQQILEFHRFGGITKFADSVCCHKNLILLFDSDRKGKYLTKRVIEQLERRTRIDLSYKNRLMKITSGKIRAIEELSQYEQILNGY